The Oscillatoria salina IIICB1 genome contains the following window.
TCAAGAAAATGGTTGGACAGATTTAGTTAAAGTAAGTAAAAATGCTTACTGGGCATTTCCTCCAGGAGGCGTGATGCCGGAACCAATACCGAGTAAAATTCTCAAAACAATTAAAGCAGAAAAAGGCTTAAGCCATCCCGAAAAAGTGTGGTCGATTGCAGCAGTAATTGTGACAATTGTGGCAGCATTTTCTAGTTATTTTCTTAATTCGCCAATGCCGATTGTAGTTGCTTTTGCTTTTGCCGCAATCACCGTAGCCCAATTAGAAGTAGAAGAAATTTAGAGTTCGTAGTAAAAGCTAAAGTCCTTAAGTTCGTAGTAAGGGCTTTAGCCGTCAAGTTCGTAGTAAAAGCTAAAGTCCTTAAGTTCGTAGTAAAAGCTAAAGTCCTTAAGTTCGTAGTAAAAGCTAAATTCCTTAAGTTCGTAGTAAAAGCTAAAGTCCTTAAGTTCGTAGTAAAAGCTAAAGTCCTTAAGTTCGTAGTAAGGGCTTTAGCCCTAATATT
Protein-coding sequences here:
- a CDS encoding slr1957 family protein, which translates into the protein MKHYCDRWLEEWCQENGWTDLVKVSKNAYWAFPPGGVMPEPIPSKILKTIKAEKGLSHPEKVWSIAAVIVTIVAAFSSYFLNSPMPIVVAFAFAAITVAQLEVEEI